The Ahaetulla prasina isolate Xishuangbanna chromosome 3, ASM2864084v1, whole genome shotgun sequence genome window below encodes:
- the ZNF281 gene encoding zinc finger protein 281 has product MKLGSGFLSGGGGSSKRTAMEPTFPPSMVMFNHRLPPVTSFTRPAAPPQHCGLTSASATATAAASSSSSSSSSSSSSAAETPAHPPPPPHPQGMTFKKEPTGGFPLTATSSSSSSQRNSWGFFHSLVNIKQEKPSDQEEEEQHHQQHHHHHHHHHYGGLFGIAGEERHPTLGGGGGGCVEGANQSVIQDLSLFHHLHHHPHRGDLLLGIRSSGEVSAAGSDEHKQDAQAKKVKRPKSESQGNKAKKKPSISAKALVAGDGEAAMLSPSQKPHVCEHCNAAFRSSYHLRRHVLIHTGERPFQCSQCNMGFIQKYLLQRHEKIHSREKPFGCDQCSMKFIQKYHMERHKRTHSGEKPYKCETCQQYFSRTDRLLKHRRTCGEAIGKAGAGMDPGPSNHSMGNLSMLSQGNTGSSKRKSKAKCIPTENKEHKTSHKIPESQISSNMSLQNYAVEIPIVSSSGGLIGTGLEELQKKVPKLLFKKGNRKSADKSFLNFMSPLPDLLGQKQFSGKPSSSLGLVANSSVDAIGLLQAASGKSGQISSNYDDAMQFSKKRRYLQTASSNSAFSINVGHMASQPSVIQSAGGSVMDNETPLSLIDPASLNADIKSCHDKSGIPDEVLQSLLDQYSHKSEGQKEDPFSITEQRVDLQASGEHTEMVQEENLSPSSQAASNDKASMLQEYSKYLQHAFERTTNSTGFAFGPSFQFVSLSSSLHNHTLFPDKQVYTTSPLECGFSQSVTSVLPSALSKPPFGMLLGSQPGFYLSALEATHQQLTPSQELDDLIDSQKSIDTSSGYHSTPQKLNSQKEQKTLETSTSFPIPSQELANQIDPQKDLEHRATYQIETFAQAFGSQFKTGSRVPMTFIANSNGEVDHRVRTSVSDFSGYSNIMSDVSEPCSTRVKTPTSQSYR; this is encoded by the coding sequence ATGAAACTCGGCAGCGGCTTcctgagcggcggcggcggctcttcCAAGAGGACGGCGATGGAGCCCACCTTCCCCCCCAGCATGGTCATGTTCAATCACCGCCTGCCGCCGGTCACCAGTTTCACTCGGCCGGCCGCGCCCCCGCAGCATTGTGGGTTGACTTCTGCCTCggcgaccgccacagcagccgcctcctcctcttcttcatcgtCCTCTTCGTCTTCCTCCTCGGCCGCTGAGACGCCTGCCcatccgccgcctcctccccaccCTCAGGGCATGACTTTCAAGAAAGAGCCGACAGGAGGGTTTCCTCTCactgccacctcctcctcctcctcgtcccagAGGAACTCGTGGGGTTTCTTCCATTCCTTGGTGAACATCAAACAGGAGAAGCCCAGCGATCAAGAGGAGGAAGAGCAGCACCATCAGcagcaccatcaccaccaccaccaccaccattatgGGGGTCTCTTTGGTATAGCTGGGGAGGAGAGGCATCCCACccttggtggtggaggaggaggttgtgTGGAAGGGGCCAACCAGAGTGTGATCCAGGACCTCAGTCTTTTCCACCACCTCCATCATCATCCCCATAGAGGAGATTTGCTACTGGGCATCAGAAGCAGTGGTGAAGTAAGTGCTGCTGGCTCAGATGAACATAAACAGGATGCCCAGGCCAAGAAGGTGAAGAGGCCAAAGTCAGAATCTCAGGGAAACAAAGCCAAGAAGAAGCCGAGCATTTCAGCCAAGGCCCTTGTGGCAGGAGATGGAGAGGCTGCCATGCTGTCCCCTAGCCAGAAACCTCATGTCTGTGAACACTGTAATGCTGCCTTCAGGAGCTCCTATCATCTGCGCAGGCATGTGCTTATCCATACTGGTGAGAGGCCTTTCCAGTGTAGTCAGTGCAACATGGGTTTCATTCAGAAGTATTTGCTTCAAAGGCATGAAAAAATCCACAGTAGGGAGAAGCCATTTGGATGTGACCAATGCAGTATGAAGTTCATCCAGAAATATCACATGGAGAGGCACAAGAGAACGCACAGCGGAGAAAAGCCATACAAATGTGAAACCTGTCAGCAGTATTTTTCAAGAACTGATAGACTTTTGAAGCACAGACGTACGTGTGGAGAAGCCATAGGGAAAGCAGGTGCTGGAATGGATCCTGGGCCATCAAATCATAGCATGGGCAACTTGTCTATGTTGTCTCAGGGAAATACAGGTTCATCAAagagaaaaagcaaagcaaaatgtaTACCCACTGAAAACAAAGAACATAAAACTAGTCATAAAATACCTGAATCTCAAATTTCGTCTAATATGTCCTTGCAGAATTACGCAGTAGAAATTCCAATAGTGTCTTCCAGTGGCGGCTTGATTGGCACTGGGTTGGAAGAGCTACAGAAAAAGGTGCCAAAACTactctttaaaaaaggaaaccgGAAAAGCGCAGATAAGAGCTTTCTTAATTTTATGTCACCATTACCAGACCTCCTTGGTCAGAAGCAATTTTCTGGAAAACCAAGTAGCTCTCTTGGCCTAGTCGCTAATTCCAGTGTAGATGCTATTGGCCTTCTCCAAGCAGCAAGTGGCAAATCAGGTCAAATAAGTAGCAATTATGATGATGCCATgcagttttcaaagaaaagaagatatttgCAAACCGCCAGCAGTAACAGTGCCTTTTCTATAAATGTTGGGCATATGGCCTCCCAACCGTCTGTTATTCAGTCTGCAGGGGGAAGTGTTATGGACAATGAGACCCCATTATCTCTTATTGACCCAGCGTCTCTTAATGCTGACATCAAATCTTGTCATGATAAATCTGGCATTCCTGATGAAGTCTTGCAAAGTCTTCTAGATCAGTACTCTCACAAATCAGAAGGCCAGAAAGAAGATCCCTTCAGCATCACTGAACAGCGTGTGGACTTGCAAGCTTCAGGGGAGCATACAGAGATGGTTCAAGAGGAGAACCTGAGTCCCAGCTCCCAAGCAGCTTCAAATGACAAAGCAAGCATGTTGCAAGAATACTCAAAATACCTCCAACATGCTTTTGAAAGAACAACCAATAGCACTGGTTTTGCTTTTGGTCCCAGTTTCCAATTTGTAAGTTTATCTTCAAGCCTTCATAACCATACTTTGTTTCCAGACAAACAAGTGTACACTACGTCCCCACTTGAGTGTGGTTTCAGCCAATCTGTTACCTCAGTGTTGCCATCTGCATTGTCAAAGCCTCCTTTTGGGATGTTGCTTGGATCTCAGCCGGGTTTTTATTTGTCTGCTTTGGAGGCAACCCATCAACAGTTGACTCCTTCACAAGAACTAGACGACCTGATAGATTCTCAAAAAAGCATAGACACTTCATCAGGCTATCATTCTACACCTCAAAAACTGAATAGCCAGAAGGAACAAAAAACCCTAGAAACTTCAACAAGCTTTCCCATTCCATCTCAGGAGCTAGCTAACCAGATAGATCCTCAGAAGGACCTAGAACATCGAGCAACATATCAGATAGAGACCTTTGCACAAGCATTTGGTTCTCAGTTTAAGACGGGCAGCAGGGTGCCAATGACTTTTATTGCTAACTCTAATGGAGAAGTGGACCATAGAGTAAGGACTTCAGTATCAGATTTCTCAGGGTATTCAAATATAATGTCTGATGTTAGTGAGCCATGTAGTACAAGAGTAAAGACCCCAACTAGCCAAAGTTATAGGTAG